The following are encoded in a window of Streptococcus pasteurianus genomic DNA:
- a CDS encoding Nramp family divalent metal transporter produces METSTHYQKSLSEVNQSIAVPKNASFWRTLRAFIGPGALVAVGYMDPGNWITSVVGGATYKYLLLSVILVSSLIAMQLQQMAGKLGIVTRLDLAQATAAHLPKKLRYLLFIVIELALMATDLAEVIGSGIALHLLFGWSLLFSIFITILDVFILLSLMKLGFRKIEAIVSTLIATILIIFLYLVILSKPSLSGILHGYLPNASILDLKQSGVNSKLTLALGIIGATVMPHNLYLHSSISQTRKVNYKSQNSIKQAVRFMTWDSNIQLSLAFVVNSLLLILGASLFYGHASEIDAFSQMYDALQNSEIAGSVASAALSTLFAIALLASGQNSTITGTLTGQIVMEGFLKLHLPQWIIRLVTRLAALAPVMIVAMLYGSRESVLDQLIVYSQVFLSVALPFSIFPLVYFTSNRKLMGEFVNAKWNTILGYLVAIVLTLLNLKLIIDLF; encoded by the coding sequence TTGGAAACTTCTACACATTACCAAAAATCACTCAGTGAAGTTAATCAAAGTATTGCTGTCCCAAAAAATGCCTCATTTTGGCGTACCCTTAGAGCTTTTATTGGACCAGGAGCTCTGGTGGCCGTTGGCTATATGGACCCTGGTAACTGGATTACCAGCGTTGTCGGCGGAGCAACTTATAAATACCTGCTTTTGTCTGTTATCCTTGTCTCATCTTTGATTGCGATGCAATTACAGCAAATGGCCGGGAAATTAGGTATCGTGACCAGATTGGATTTGGCTCAGGCAACAGCTGCGCATTTGCCAAAGAAACTCCGTTACTTACTTTTTATTGTGATTGAATTAGCATTAATGGCGACAGATTTGGCTGAAGTCATTGGTTCTGGAATCGCTCTTCATTTACTTTTTGGTTGGTCTTTGTTATTCTCGATTTTCATCACGATTTTAGATGTCTTTATTCTCTTATCTTTGATGAAATTGGGATTCCGTAAAATTGAGGCTATCGTATCGACCTTGATTGCAACGATTTTGATTATTTTCCTTTACTTGGTCATCTTATCAAAGCCAAGTCTTTCAGGAATTTTGCATGGTTATCTCCCTAATGCGTCGATTTTAGATTTAAAACAAAGTGGCGTTAATAGTAAATTGACATTAGCTTTGGGGATTATTGGGGCGACGGTTATGCCACATAATCTTTATCTCCACTCTTCTATCTCACAAACTCGAAAAGTTAATTATAAGAGTCAAAATTCCATTAAACAAGCTGTGCGTTTCATGACTTGGGATTCCAATATTCAACTCTCGCTTGCTTTTGTGGTTAATTCCCTATTGCTCATTCTAGGAGCTTCGCTCTTTTATGGACATGCTAGTGAAATCGACGCATTTTCACAAATGTATGACGCTCTTCAAAATTCTGAAATTGCAGGTAGTGTTGCTAGTGCTGCTCTATCAACTTTATTTGCTATCGCTTTGCTTGCTAGTGGGCAAAATTCAACCATTACAGGCACACTAACTGGACAAATTGTCATGGAAGGCTTTTTGAAACTCCATTTACCACAATGGATTATCCGTTTGGTGACGCGTTTGGCTGCTCTTGCTCCCGTTATGATTGTGGCTATGCTCTATGGTAGTCGCGAAAGCGTCCTTGACCAACTCATTGTTTACTCACAAGTTTTTCTATCGGTAGCTTTGCCATTTTCAATCTTTCCATTGGTTTATTTCACATCAAACCGCAAACTTATGGGAGAATTTGTCAATGCCAAATGGAACACTATTCTCGGCTATCTCGTCGCTATTGTATTAACACTGCTCAATTTAAAACTCATCATTGATTTGTTCTAA
- a CDS encoding prepilin peptidase, producing the protein MDILLFFFLGASIASFLSLIVDRFPEKSIIFPASHCDSCGKQLAIRDLIPIFSQLINHSRCRFCHTKIPFWYGLLELYFGVIVVLYYCALLSLDQVFILFFSTTLSLYDLKRQEFPLLVWLLPSIFLLFVTPINALAIILLAFGIMAELIDLKIGSGDFFYLASLSLLLDVQTILWIIELGSLSGIIYYFFQTNKRIPFVPFLFLGYLISFIFNHD; encoded by the coding sequence ATGGACATTTTATTATTCTTTTTTCTAGGGGCTTCTATTGCTTCTTTTCTCAGTTTAATCGTTGATCGATTTCCTGAAAAATCAATCATTTTTCCTGCCAGTCACTGTGATTCTTGTGGAAAACAACTTGCCATTCGTGATTTGATTCCTATTTTTTCTCAACTGATAAATCATTCACGTTGTCGTTTTTGCCACACCAAAATTCCTTTCTGGTATGGACTGTTAGAACTTTATTTTGGGGTCATTGTCGTACTTTACTATTGCGCACTTCTCTCACTCGACCAAGTTTTTATCTTGTTTTTTAGCACAACGCTTAGTCTTTATGACTTGAAACGTCAAGAGTTTCCACTGTTGGTTTGGCTCCTTCCAAGTATTTTTTTGCTTTTTGTCACGCCGATTAATGCGCTAGCTATTATTCTTTTGGCTTTTGGGATAATGGCAGAGCTGATTGATTTGAAAATCGGTAGCGGTGATTTTTTCTACCTTGCCAGTTTGAGTCTGCTTCTTGACGTTCAAACCATTTTATGGATTATCGAACTTGGCTCTCTTTCAGGTATTATTTACTACTTTTTCCAGACAAATAAACGAATTCCCTTTGTGCCATTTTTGTTTTTAGGATACCTGATTTCATTCATTTTTAACCATGATTAA
- a CDS encoding Dps family protein, with translation MTQTITENIYASVTHNISQKSTAKNAKTKAVLNQAVADLSKAASIVHQVHWYMRGAGFYYLHPKMDELMDGLNASLDEMSERLITIGGAPYSTLKEFDENSKLDETTGSFDKTMDEHLARLVDVYTYLSALYQVGLDVTDEEGDAPSNDIFTAAQADAEKTIWMLQAERGQAPGIK, from the coding sequence ATGACTCAAACAATCACTGAAAACATTTACGCATCTGTAACACATAATATTTCACAAAAATCAACTGCTAAAAATGCCAAAACAAAAGCCGTTCTTAACCAAGCGGTTGCTGATTTGTCAAAAGCTGCCTCAATTGTTCACCAAGTTCATTGGTACATGCGTGGAGCAGGCTTCTATTATCTGCATCCAAAAATGGACGAATTGATGGATGGTCTTAACGCTTCATTGGACGAAATGAGCGAACGTTTGATTACAATCGGTGGTGCTCCATATTCAACATTGAAAGAATTTGATGAAAATTCTAAGTTAGATGAAACAACTGGTTCATTTGACAAAACAATGGACGAACATTTGGCACGTTTGGTTGACGTTTATACTTATTTGTCAGCACTTTACCAAGTTGGGCTTGATGTTACTGACGAAGAAGGTGACGCACCTTCTAACGATATTTTCACAGCTGCCCAAGCAGACGCTGAAAAGACAATCTGGATGCTTCAAGCCGAACGCGGACAAGCACCAGGAATCAAATAA
- a CDS encoding YqgQ family protein, with product MKTLYDVQQLLKRFGIYVYIGKRLYDIEVMKLELEKLYENGLIDKTDYLTAELILRREHRLEMEKENND from the coding sequence ATGAAAACATTATATGATGTGCAACAATTGTTGAAACGATTTGGTATTTATGTCTATATTGGTAAGCGTCTCTATGATATTGAAGTCATGAAACTAGAATTAGAAAAATTGTATGAAAATGGGTTGATTGACAAGACAGATTACCTGACGGCTGAATTGATTTTGCGACGTGAGCACCGTTTAGAAATGGAGAAAGAAAATAATGACTAA
- a CDS encoding ROK family glucokinase, producing the protein MTKKLLGIDLGGTTIKFGILTLEGEVQEKWAIDTNILEDGKHIVPDIVGSIKHRLNLYGLTKDDFVGIGMGSPGAVDRAKKTVTGAFNLNWAHTEEVGSVIERELGIPFAIDNDANVAALGERWTGAGANNPDVVFVTLGTGVGGGVIADGNLIHGVAGAGGEIGHMNVEPVDGFECTCGNKGCLETVASATGVVRVARHLAEEYEGDSSIKAAIDNGDAVTSKDIFVAAEAGDHFADSVVEKVGFYLGQATANIANILNPDSVVIGGGVSAAGEFLRSRVEKYFVSYAFPQVRKTTKIKIAELGNDAGIIGAASLASQFVD; encoded by the coding sequence ATGACTAAAAAACTTTTGGGGATTGACCTTGGTGGGACAACGATTAAATTCGGTATCCTAACACTTGAGGGAGAAGTACAAGAAAAATGGGCAATTGATACTAATATCCTTGAAGATGGTAAACACATTGTCCCTGATATTGTTGGATCAATCAAACACCGTTTGAATCTTTACGGTTTGACAAAAGATGATTTTGTAGGTATCGGTATGGGGTCTCCAGGTGCTGTTGACCGCGCTAAAAAAACAGTTACAGGTGCTTTCAACTTGAACTGGGCACACACTGAAGAAGTCGGTTCAGTTATCGAACGTGAACTTGGCATTCCATTTGCTATTGATAACGATGCAAATGTAGCTGCACTTGGTGAACGTTGGACAGGTGCTGGCGCAAACAATCCAGATGTTGTTTTTGTAACACTTGGAACTGGTGTTGGTGGCGGTGTTATCGCTGACGGTAACCTTATCCATGGTGTCGCTGGTGCTGGTGGAGAAATTGGTCACATGAATGTTGAGCCAGTTGATGGATTTGAATGTACTTGTGGTAACAAGGGTTGCCTAGAAACAGTTGCTTCAGCGACAGGTGTTGTGCGTGTGGCTCGTCATTTGGCTGAAGAATATGAAGGTGATTCAAGCATCAAAGCTGCCATTGATAATGGTGATGCGGTGACAAGTAAAGACATCTTTGTCGCTGCTGAAGCGGGTGACCATTTTGCCGATTCAGTTGTTGAAAAAGTTGGTTTCTATCTTGGTCAAGCAACAGCAAATATCGCAAACATCTTAAACCCAGACTCAGTTGTTATCGGTGGTGGTGTTTCAGCTGCAGGCGAATTCTTGCGTAGTCGCGTTGAAAAATATTTTGTCAGCTACGCTTTCCCACAAGTGCGCAAAACAACAAAAATCAAAATTGCCGAACTTGGAAATGATGCTGGTATCATTGGTGCAGCAAGTCTTGCAAGTCAATTTGTAGATTAA
- a CDS encoding rhodanese-like domain-containing protein — MNWIIVLVILVAIVAWMAWTYFSLRRAAKFIDNAEFESMIHTSQLIDVREAGAFKTKHIMGARNLPASQIQLSMSAIRKDKPVLLYDSSRSSALPRVIRTLKKAGYTNLYVLKDGFDYWTGKVKES, encoded by the coding sequence ATGAACTGGATTATCGTTTTAGTTATTTTAGTTGCTATCGTTGCTTGGATGGCTTGGACTTATTTTAGTCTCCGCCGTGCAGCAAAATTTATTGATAATGCTGAGTTTGAAAGCATGATTCACACAAGTCAATTGATTGATGTGCGTGAGGCTGGTGCTTTCAAAACAAAACATATCATGGGAGCTCGTAATCTTCCAGCTAGTCAAATTCAACTCTCAATGTCTGCTATTCGTAAAGATAAACCTGTTCTTTTATACGATAGTAGTAGAAGTTCAGCACTTCCACGTGTTATTAGAACACTTAAAAAAGCAGGCTACACTAACCTTTATGTTCTTAAAGACGGCTTTGACTACTGGACAGGAAAAGTTAAAGAAAGTTAA
- the typA gene encoding translational GTPase TypA, producing the protein MTKLREDIRNVAIIAHVDHGKTTLVDELLKQSHTLDERKELQERAMDSNDLEKERGITILAKNTAVAYNGVRINIMDTPGHADFGGEVERIMKMVDGVVLVVDAYEGTMPQTRFVLKKALEQNLTPIVVVNKIDKPSARPAEVVDEVLELFIELGADDDQLEFPVVYASAINGTSSLSDDPADQEHTMAPVFDTIIDHIPAPVDNSEEPLQFQVSLLDYNDFVGRIGIGRIFRGIVKVGDQVTLSKLDGTTKNFRVTKLFGFFGLERREIQEAKAGDLIAISGMEDIFVGETITPTDCVEPLPILHIDEPTLQMTFLANNSPFAGREGKFVTSRKVEERLLAELQTDVSLRVEATDSPDKWTVSGRGELHLSILIETMRREGYELQVSRPEVIIKEIDGVKCEPFERVQIDTPEEYQGSVIQSLSERKGEMLDMQSTGNGQTRLVFLAPARGLIGYPTEFLSMTHGYGIMNHTFDQYLPVINAEIGGRRRGALVSIDTGKATTYSIMSVEERGTIFVNPGTEVYEGMIIGENSRENDLTVNITKAKQMTNVRSATKDQTAVIKTPRILTLEESLEFLNDDEYMEVTPESIRLRKQILDKNLRAKAAKKKKSAEE; encoded by the coding sequence ATGACTAAATTAAGAGAAGATATTCGTAACGTGGCGATTATCGCCCACGTTGACCACGGGAAAACAACCCTTGTTGATGAATTATTGAAACAATCACACACACTTGACGAACGTAAAGAATTGCAAGAACGTGCAATGGACTCAAACGATCTTGAAAAAGAACGTGGTATTACAATCCTTGCTAAAAATACTGCAGTTGCTTACAACGGTGTTCGTATCAATATCATGGACACACCAGGACACGCGGACTTCGGTGGAGAAGTTGAACGTATCATGAAAATGGTTGACGGTGTTGTGCTTGTTGTCGATGCTTACGAAGGAACTATGCCTCAAACACGTTTCGTGTTGAAAAAAGCTCTTGAACAAAACTTAACACCAATCGTTGTTGTTAACAAAATTGATAAACCATCAGCTCGCCCAGCAGAAGTCGTTGATGAAGTTCTTGAACTCTTCATCGAACTTGGTGCTGACGATGACCAATTAGAATTCCCAGTTGTTTATGCATCAGCTATCAACGGTACATCATCACTTTCAGATGACCCAGCTGACCAAGAACACACAATGGCTCCAGTCTTTGACACTATCATTGACCACATTCCAGCGCCAGTTGATAACTCAGAAGAACCACTTCAATTTCAAGTGTCACTTCTTGATTACAATGATTTCGTTGGACGTATCGGTATCGGACGTATTTTCCGCGGTATTGTTAAAGTTGGTGACCAAGTTACTCTTTCAAAACTTGACGGTACAACTAAAAACTTCCGTGTTACTAAACTGTTTGGTTTCTTCGGACTTGAACGTCGTGAAATCCAAGAAGCAAAAGCTGGTGATTTGATTGCTATCTCTGGTATGGAAGACATCTTTGTTGGTGAAACAATTACTCCAACAGATTGCGTTGAACCACTTCCAATTCTTCACATTGACGAACCAACACTTCAAATGACATTCTTGGCAAATAACTCACCATTTGCAGGTCGTGAAGGTAAATTCGTTACATCTCGTAAAGTTGAAGAACGCTTGCTTGCTGAATTACAAACTGACGTGTCACTTCGTGTTGAAGCAACTGATTCACCAGATAAATGGACTGTATCAGGTCGTGGTGAATTGCACTTGTCTATCCTTATCGAAACAATGCGTCGTGAAGGATATGAACTTCAAGTATCACGTCCAGAAGTTATTATCAAAGAGATTGACGGCGTGAAATGCGAACCATTCGAACGTGTTCAAATCGATACACCAGAAGAATATCAAGGTTCAGTTATCCAATCATTATCAGAACGTAAAGGTGAAATGCTTGATATGCAATCAACTGGTAATGGTCAAACACGTCTTGTATTCTTGGCACCAGCACGTGGACTTATCGGATACCCAACTGAATTCCTTTCAATGACTCACGGTTACGGTATCATGAACCACACATTCGACCAATACTTGCCAGTTATCAATGCAGAAATTGGTGGACGTCGTCGTGGTGCTCTTGTATCTATTGATACTGGTAAAGCAACAACATACTCAATCATGTCTGTTGAAGAACGCGGTACAATCTTCGTTAACCCAGGTACTGAAGTTTACGAAGGAATGATTATCGGTGAAAACTCACGTGAAAACGACTTGACAGTTAATATCACTAAAGCTAAACAAATGACTAACGTCCGTTCAGCTACGAAAGACCAAACTGCTGTTATCAAAACACCACGTATCTTGACGCTTGAAGAATCACTTGAATTCTTGAATGATGACGAATACATGGAAGTAACACCAGAATCAATCCGCTTGCGTAAACAAATCCTTGACAAAAACTTGCGCGCTAAAGCAGCTAAGAAGAAAAAATCTGCAGAGGAGTAA
- a CDS encoding DUF3165 family protein has translation MFYLIVAILIVSYYFFMAPKTIRSTLNMIGMVGAVALLLVLAAMSFVKIMQSPPEIFLGLAMVALGFFAIRDVYRLPSKKDEKKHYSKKS, from the coding sequence ATGTTTTATTTAATCGTTGCTATTTTGATTGTTTCGTATTATTTTTTCATGGCTCCAAAAACAATTCGCAGCACTTTAAATATGATTGGTATGGTGGGAGCAGTAGCTTTATTGCTCGTTTTGGCAGCTATGAGTTTTGTCAAAATTATGCAATCACCACCAGAAATCTTTCTTGGACTTGCTATGGTTGCATTAGGATTCTTCGCCATAAGAGATGTCTATCGCTTACCGTCTAAGAAAGATGAAAAAAAGCATTATAGCAAGAAAAGCTGA
- the murD gene encoding UDP-N-acetylmuramoyl-L-alanine--D-glutamate ligase, with protein sequence MKTIKTFENKKVLVLGLAKSGEAAARLLEKLGAIVTVNDGKTFDENPAAQSLLEEGIKVICGSHPLELLDENFELMVKNPGIRYDNPMVARAIEKNIPVITEVELAYMISDAPIIGITGSNGKTTTTTMIAETLNNGGKSGLLSGNIGFPASEVAQTATDKDILVMELSSFQLMGTDTFHPHIAIITNLMPTHIDYHGTFEEYVAAKWNIQKNMTADDFVVLNFNQDLAKELAQKTAAQVVPFSTTEKVDGAYLDGDTLYFKGEAIMKASEIGVPGSHNVENALATIAAAKLSGIANDAIKETLTHFGGVKHRLQALGEINGVKFYNDSKSTNILATQKALSGFDNSKVILIAGGLDRGNEFDELVPDITGVKLIVILGESAPRVKRAADKANVPYVDAKDVADAARIAYDKAEAGDVVLLSPANASWDMYKSFEVRGDEFIATFEAIKGE encoded by the coding sequence ATGAAAACAATTAAAACATTTGAAAATAAAAAAGTTTTGGTACTTGGTTTGGCAAAATCTGGTGAAGCCGCAGCACGACTTCTTGAAAAATTGGGCGCTATCGTTACTGTCAATGATGGTAAAACATTTGATGAAAATCCTGCTGCACAGTCACTGCTTGAAGAAGGAATCAAAGTTATCTGTGGTAGCCACCCGTTGGAACTTTTGGATGAAAATTTTGAATTAATGGTTAAAAACCCAGGTATTCGATACGATAATCCAATGGTAGCACGTGCTATCGAAAAAAATATTCCAGTTATCACAGAAGTTGAGCTAGCTTACATGATTTCAGATGCCCCAATCATTGGGATTACTGGTTCAAATGGTAAAACAACGACAACAACTATGATTGCTGAAACACTTAATAACGGTGGTAAATCTGGGCTTCTTTCAGGAAATATCGGTTTTCCTGCTTCAGAAGTTGCGCAAACAGCAACAGATAAAGACATTTTGGTTATGGAATTGTCTTCTTTCCAATTAATGGGAACAGATACTTTCCACCCACATATCGCTATTATTACTAACCTTATGCCAACTCACATTGACTATCATGGAACTTTTGAAGAGTATGTTGCAGCAAAATGGAACATTCAAAAGAATATGACTGCTGATGATTTCGTCGTGCTTAATTTCAATCAAGATTTGGCAAAAGAATTAGCACAAAAAACAGCTGCCCAAGTCGTTCCATTTTCTACAACTGAAAAAGTTGACGGTGCTTACTTAGACGGTGATACGTTGTATTTCAAAGGTGAAGCTATCATGAAAGCTTCAGAAATCGGTGTGCCAGGTAGCCATAATGTAGAAAATGCTTTGGCAACTATTGCCGCAGCAAAATTATCAGGAATCGCAAATGATGCTATCAAAGAAACCTTGACTCATTTTGGTGGCGTAAAACATCGTCTTCAAGCACTTGGTGAGATTAATGGTGTTAAATTCTACAACGATTCAAAATCAACTAATATTTTAGCAACTCAAAAAGCCCTTTCAGGCTTTGATAATTCAAAAGTGATTTTAATCGCTGGTGGTCTTGACCGTGGAAATGAATTTGACGAACTTGTTCCAGATATTACTGGGGTTAAATTAATAGTTATCCTTGGTGAATCAGCTCCGCGTGTCAAACGTGCAGCTGACAAAGCAAATGTTCCATATGTTGATGCCAAAGACGTTGCAGACGCTGCTCGCATTGCTTATGACAAAGCTGAAGCTGGTGATGTTGTTCTCTTAAGCCCTGCTAATGCTAGCTGGGATATGTATAAGAGCTTTGAAGTTCGTGGTGACGAATTTATTGCAACCTTTGAAGCAATTAAAGGAGAATAA
- a CDS encoding UDP-N-acetylglucosamine--N-acetylmuramyl-(pentapeptide) pyrophosphoryl-undecaprenol N-acetylglucosamine transferase, protein MAKKIVFTGGGTVGHVTLNLILIPKFIKDGWEVHYIGDKNGIEHEQITKSGLDVTFHSIATGKLRRYFSWQNMLDVFKVSFGILQSLAIIAKIRPQALFSKGGFVSVPPVIAAKTLGVPVFVHESDLSMGLANKIAYKFATTMYTTFEQAEGLAKAKHVGAITKVGSKVDYDDSKIEEIKNHFDPNLKTLLFIGGSAGARVFNDFITNTPELIEHFNVINISGDKRLNGLSQNLYRVDYVTDLYQPLMDMADVVVTRGGSNTIFELVAMHKLHLIVPLGKEASRGDQLENAAYFEKKGYARQLAEEKLTFTNLEEKLAQLFAHEDSYQTAMATSNEIKSQDEFYHLITQDISKTAKGM, encoded by the coding sequence ATGGCTAAGAAAATTGTCTTTACTGGCGGTGGAACCGTTGGTCATGTAACGTTGAATCTTATTCTTATCCCAAAATTTATCAAAGACGGTTGGGAAGTTCATTACATTGGTGACAAAAATGGCATTGAGCATGAACAAATCACCAAATCAGGTCTTGATGTGACTTTCCATTCCATTGCAACAGGAAAATTAAGACGTTATTTCTCATGGCAAAACATGCTTGATGTTTTCAAAGTATCATTTGGAATTCTACAATCGTTGGCAATCATTGCTAAAATTCGACCACAAGCCCTCTTTTCAAAAGGAGGATTTGTGTCAGTTCCACCAGTCATTGCTGCTAAGACGTTAGGCGTTCCTGTATTTGTTCATGAATCTGATTTGTCTATGGGCTTGGCAAATAAAATCGCCTATAAATTTGCGACAACAATGTACACAACTTTTGAACAAGCTGAAGGCTTAGCAAAAGCAAAACATGTTGGAGCGATTACAAAAGTCGGCAGTAAAGTTGACTATGATGACAGTAAAATTGAAGAGATAAAAAATCATTTTGACCCTAATTTGAAAACACTTTTGTTTATTGGTGGTTCTGCTGGGGCACGTGTTTTTAATGATTTCATTACTAATACTCCTGAATTAATCGAGCATTTCAATGTTATCAACATTTCAGGGGATAAACGTTTGAATGGTTTAAGTCAAAACCTCTATCGTGTTGACTACGTCACAGACCTTTATCAACCTTTGATGGATATGGCTGATGTGGTTGTGACGCGAGGTGGTTCAAATACTATCTTTGAATTGGTTGCAATGCACAAATTGCACTTGATTGTTCCTCTTGGAAAAGAAGCCAGTCGTGGTGACCAATTAGAAAATGCAGCTTATTTTGAGAAAAAAGGCTATGCTCGTCAGCTTGCTGAAGAAAAATTAACCTTTACTAATCTTGAAGAAAAATTAGCTCAACTTTTTGCTCATGAAGATAGTTATCAAACAGCAATGGCGACTTCAAACGAAATCAAATCACAGGATGAATTTTATCATCTCATCACGCAGGACATCTCTAAAACCGCAAAAGGAATGTAA